The genomic stretch GCCCTTGTACTCAGGCGCAAAGTGAGCACCGCGAACTTGTGTGCACactgtttttgttacttttaaggCATTCCACTGCTTTGTACTCGCTGCTAAGCTTACGTCTCAAAAATGGCGTCTGACTGGAATTAACTATGTACACAGTTACATATCGGGTACTCAGGGTGTGAACACAACATCATTTTGTACCTGTACCTAGACACTGGTTCCCGGGCACAAAAGAGTGGACAGGCCCGTAGAAGAtggttaattttctttttatctaaTTCGTATCTCAGGAGGTACTGAACCATTTAACGTCAGTAGAATCCGACACATATGATGTTCTGGGGGAAGGAAGGCAATTGATAAAAGACACACGCTTTGACAGAGCACATGGGGAATACTTTCATGATAGAATTGAAGTAACAGTCATAAGGATAACAACTATTAAGGAAGATATTAACAGAGAGCATCAAAGGTATGCCCCGTGTTCACTGCTTCTTAAGAGCCAAATTTGTATCACACGTGTTGTATCCATCTGTGCATGATAATACCACCGTCGTTTCTTAGAAATGAGtttaatagttttttgtttCAGGATATGACTTGTCTTCTTGCAGATGGCACTTAACTAGAGTATTAAACAGGTAACAcaatttttgttcttctgttttTCAGGTTGTTCGATCTATATCTTATTTTCTTAAGACAGCACTTGGAACAGATGAATGATTGGCTATTGCGAGCTGAGTCTCGAATATCATTGGATGATGTGATAGAACCAACCTACAAGAGAGTGCAACAGCAAGTCTGGGAGCATCAGGTACATGCATGTGTGTTTACTATAGAGGCGGTAAGGGAGAACATGCATATCGCAGGCAATCACGTAATGCCCAATTAAGACGAAGTAAGCGATATTCATTCACTAAGTGACCCAATTCTACACGTCAAAGTGGCTTGCTCACAACTCacttgtttgaaaataaaagataCACTGGTATTCGCATGAATAAAATGAAACGTTTACTTTCACCAGGATTAattgaattattaaaaatatgatATGCCCTTTTCCTCTGAGACTCTTCCTATTAATTATCTGAAATATCTCTAATTAAGATCTCTCTGATATTAATATAAATGTCTCTAAAATCAAACTCACCAGTACATTTCTATAAACCTGCAGAGTGTTATAAATTTGTTTATAGAGCTCCAGTTGTACGGTCAATTCTCTTAGAAAAAGATGCCGTTGAAACCGGCGACGTGTCTCCATCTTGGAGGTTTGTGTCCCAAAAAAGGCAAGGAAATGATTGAAGATCAGCCGGGGGCCAATTTTACAATGTGGCCGTACTTGCCCATACCAGGAAGCTCTCGGTCTTTTAAAGTTGTCCGTTAATAGGAAATTGACTGTGTCTTgcagttaccgtaaaattccgaaaataagccctggggcttatatttttcaaagggcctttttgaggggcttattttttgaggggcttatattcggaggggcttatttacgcagggaaatttgcgtttcaaaatc from Porites lutea chromosome 1, jaPorLute2.1, whole genome shotgun sequence encodes the following:
- the LOC140924077 gene encoding uncharacterized protein; this translates as MYTVTYREVLNHLTSVESDTYDVLGEGRQLIKDTRFDRAHGEYFHDRIEVTVIRITTIKEDINREHQRLFDLYLIFLRQHLEQMNDWLLRAESRISLDDVIEPTYKRVQQQVWEHQAFQEELSNYSMANMILDMDLEHPALDENIRDWVKV